Proteins from a genomic interval of Actinoalloteichus hymeniacidonis:
- a CDS encoding MFS transporter, whose product MINSGAAGTTSPIAGNRSFLALLLANGISALGTGLYLPAIQLLAVELTTDETAVAALKVASVLPAALVTLWSGVAADRMRRRALMIFSDVVRAVAILSFAGLVAGNVHTLWPLYLVAIVLGSTQTLFDSAAQAILPQLVPHHELDRANSLLTFSWTMGVAFLGPAIGGVLFSIDHALPFVANAATFLLSAVMLVWVRVKTGVAVPRGPRGIRSITAEVGTGIRHVLEHRVLRSVTLIGAVVSFCVGMITSVFVLFSTRWLGLDAIGFGLFLVGEAVGALAGSYLAVRLEGRVSRRVIVRAVPLLIGAMYALQAVTSSLPLAFVVVSAGNAMFMVWTIVATSIRQSIGPNALLGRITSVDRLCGLTATGAGALVGGTVAGSLGVQAPFFLSAAVLCILPLCVRLRVDQDEVPTSLRW is encoded by the coding sequence TTGATCAACAGCGGCGCCGCCGGAACGACGTCACCAATTGCCGGAAACCGCAGTTTCCTGGCGCTGCTGTTGGCAAATGGAATATCGGCATTGGGCACCGGCCTGTACCTGCCCGCGATCCAGCTACTCGCGGTCGAGCTGACCACCGATGAGACGGCGGTGGCCGCGCTGAAGGTGGCCTCGGTGCTGCCCGCCGCCCTGGTCACCCTGTGGTCCGGGGTCGCCGCCGACCGAATGCGCCGCCGGGCATTGATGATCTTCAGCGATGTCGTTCGGGCCGTGGCGATCCTGTCCTTCGCGGGCCTGGTCGCGGGCAATGTGCACACGCTGTGGCCGCTGTATCTGGTCGCCATCGTGTTGGGCTCCACGCAGACGCTGTTCGATAGCGCGGCGCAGGCGATCCTGCCGCAGTTGGTGCCCCACCACGAGCTCGACCGCGCGAACAGCCTGCTGACCTTCTCCTGGACGATGGGGGTCGCCTTCCTCGGTCCGGCCATCGGCGGCGTGTTGTTCTCGATCGACCACGCCCTGCCGTTCGTCGCGAACGCGGCTACCTTCCTGCTCTCGGCGGTCATGCTGGTCTGGGTTCGGGTGAAGACCGGCGTCGCCGTCCCCCGGGGACCGAGGGGGATCCGCAGCATCACGGCCGAGGTCGGCACCGGCATCCGACACGTCCTGGAGCACCGCGTCCTGCGTTCGGTCACGCTCATCGGCGCGGTGGTGAGTTTCTGCGTCGGAATGATCACGAGCGTGTTCGTGCTGTTCAGCACCCGCTGGTTGGGGCTCGATGCGATCGGGTTCGGACTGTTCCTGGTCGGCGAGGCCGTCGGCGCACTGGCAGGCAGTTACCTGGCCGTGCGGCTCGAAGGACGGGTGAGTCGCCGCGTGATCGTCCGGGCGGTACCACTGCTGATCGGGGCCATGTACGCCCTACAGGCCGTGACGTCCTCGCTCCCGTTGGCCTTCGTGGTCGTCTCCGCCGGGAACGCCATGTTCATGGTCTGGACGATCGTGGCGACCTCGATACGACAGAGCATCGGTCCCAACGCGCTGCTCGGGCGTATCACCAGCGTCGATCGCCTGTGCGGCCTGACCGCTACGGGGGCTGGGGCACTCGTCGGTGGCACGGTGGCGGGCAGCCTTGGTGTCCAGGCCCCGTTCTTCCTCAGCGCCGCCGTGTTGTGCATCCTGCCCCTGTGCGTCCGGCTGCGAGTGGATCAGGACGAGGTGCCGACGTCGCTTCGTTGGTGA
- the pth gene encoding aminoacyl-tRNA hydrolase: MDEQQLPLIVGLGNPGASYAGNRHNVGFMVLDELASRVGGKFKSHKSSAEVVEGRLSNQRAVLAKPRSYMNLSGGAVAGAVRFFKIQPASVIVVHDELDLPFGTVRMKLGGGDNGHNGLRSITSSLSTKDYLRVRCGIGRPPGRMDPAAFVLRDFSTVERKELAFFVDHCADAVEALMTEGLEAAQNRFHQR, from the coding sequence GTGGACGAACAGCAGCTCCCCTTGATCGTCGGGCTGGGCAATCCCGGGGCGAGTTACGCGGGCAACCGGCACAACGTCGGCTTCATGGTGCTCGACGAGCTGGCGTCGCGGGTCGGCGGCAAGTTCAAGAGCCACAAGAGTTCCGCCGAGGTGGTCGAGGGCAGGCTGTCGAACCAGCGGGCGGTCCTGGCCAAACCGAGGTCGTACATGAACCTCTCCGGCGGCGCGGTCGCGGGCGCGGTGCGGTTCTTCAAGATCCAGCCCGCCTCGGTCATCGTGGTGCACGACGAACTCGATCTGCCGTTCGGCACGGTGCGCATGAAGCTGGGCGGCGGCGACAACGGCCATAACGGGCTGCGATCGATCACCTCCTCGCTGAGCACCAAGGACTACCTGCGGGTGCGCTGCGGCATCGGCAGGCCACCCGGCCGAATGGACCCGGCGGCCTTCGTACTGCGGGACTTCTCCACCGTGGAACGCAAGGAACTGGCGTTCTTCGTGGATCACTGCGCCGACGCCGTCGAAGCGTTGATGACCGAGGGCCTGGAAGCCGCCCAGAACCGGTTCCACCAGCGCTGA
- a CDS encoding 4-(cytidine 5'-diphospho)-2-C-methyl-D-erythritol kinase, translated as MLAVVPPPITVRVPAKVNLHLGVGDLREDGYHDLITVFQALSLTDEITVAATDDPGVEVHGEGADAVPAGPTNLAWRAVEALAAHVGRNSADPKVRVVINKGIPVAGGMAGGSADAAATLVGLASLWKLDIGRDELADVAATLGSDVPFCLHGGNALGTGRGERLVPVLSRHSFHWVLALARRGLSTPSVFHEMDRLRDEGRPPRIGSVEPVLEALASGDPRQLALLLGNDLQAAAVSLRPTLRRTLRAGVDAGALAGVVSGSGPTCAFLCESAASAVQVAAELSGAGVCRTVRVAQGPVPGAKVVQREDQTRPAPPPVHA; from the coding sequence GTGCTCGCAGTCGTACCACCCCCGATAACGGTTCGCGTTCCGGCCAAGGTCAATCTGCACCTTGGCGTCGGCGATCTGCGTGAGGATGGCTACCACGATCTGATCACCGTCTTCCAAGCCCTGTCGTTGACCGATGAGATCACCGTCGCAGCCACGGACGATCCCGGCGTGGAGGTGCACGGCGAGGGAGCCGATGCCGTGCCCGCCGGGCCGACGAATCTCGCGTGGCGAGCCGTCGAGGCGCTGGCCGCGCATGTCGGCCGGAACTCAGCGGATCCGAAGGTCCGGGTGGTGATCAACAAGGGCATTCCGGTCGCGGGTGGCATGGCGGGCGGTAGTGCCGACGCGGCGGCGACCTTGGTCGGGCTGGCCTCGCTGTGGAAGTTGGACATCGGCCGAGACGAACTCGCCGATGTCGCGGCGACGCTGGGCAGCGATGTGCCGTTCTGTCTGCACGGCGGCAACGCGCTGGGTACCGGTCGCGGCGAGCGGCTCGTCCCGGTGCTGTCCCGGCACTCGTTCCACTGGGTGCTGGCGCTGGCCCGCCGAGGACTGTCGACGCCGAGTGTCTTCCACGAGATGGACCGGCTGCGCGATGAGGGCAGACCACCCCGCATCGGCTCCGTCGAACCCGTATTGGAGGCCTTGGCCTCCGGCGACCCTCGGCAGTTGGCCCTGTTGCTCGGCAACGACCTGCAGGCGGCGGCGGTGTCCTTGCGCCCCACACTGCGTCGGACCCTGCGGGCAGGCGTGGACGCGGGCGCGCTGGCCGGTGTGGTGTCCGGTTCGGGACCGACCTGTGCCTTCCTGTGTGAGAGCGCGGCATCCGCAGTCCAGGTGGCAGCCGAGCTGTCCGGGGCGGGAGTCTGCCGCACGGTTCGGGTCGCCCAGGGGCCGGTGCCGGGCGCCAAGGTCGTGCAACGCGAGGATCAGACGCGGCCTGCCCCACCACCGGTGCACGCATGA
- a CDS encoding methionine ABC transporter permease yields the protein MREPTPWDRVFDLVSAATGDTIFMVGIATVLAAIGGIPLGVLLHITSPTGLSPRPVLHRVLGVVVDIGRSLPFVVLLVLLGSVTRTLVGTTIGPTAVIVPLTVGAIPFVGRLVQAALREVNAAVVEAAITTGASRTRMVRSVLLREAGPALVAAIGVTAVTLIGYSAMAGVIGGGGLGDVAIRYGYQRNDTRMLWASVIALGALAWFTQLLFDRLARGIDRRRSALKI from the coding sequence GTGAGAGAACCGACCCCGTGGGATCGGGTCTTCGATCTGGTGTCAGCCGCCACCGGAGACACGATCTTCATGGTCGGCATCGCCACCGTCTTGGCGGCGATCGGCGGAATCCCCCTCGGGGTGCTGCTGCACATCACCTCGCCGACCGGTTTGAGCCCGCGTCCGGTCCTGCACCGGGTACTCGGCGTGGTGGTCGACATCGGTCGTTCACTGCCGTTCGTGGTGCTGCTGGTCCTGCTGGGGTCGGTGACCAGGACGTTGGTCGGCACCACGATCGGCCCGACGGCCGTGATCGTCCCGCTCACGGTGGGTGCTATCCCGTTCGTCGGACGGCTGGTCCAGGCTGCCCTGCGCGAGGTCAACGCCGCGGTCGTCGAGGCAGCCATCACCACCGGAGCCAGCCGCACGCGCATGGTCCGCAGCGTGCTGCTGCGTGAGGCGGGCCCGGCGCTGGTCGCGGCGATCGGTGTCACGGCGGTGACGTTGATCGGCTACTCGGCGATGGCCGGGGTCATCGGCGGTGGCGGACTGGGCGACGTGGCGATCCGCTACGGCTACCAGCGCAACGACACCCGGATGTTGTGGGCGTCGGTGATCGCGCTGGGTGCCCTCGCGTGGTTCACCCAGCTGCTCTTCGACCGGTTGGCCCGAGGCATCGATCGACGGCGGTCCGCTTTGAAGATCTGA
- a CDS encoding DUF4365 domain-containing protein — protein MTDVASGRELTTRGPVDGLPRNAMQEQFSLAFVRMVAAAAGCSIKSHETDYDGVDITIVDSREHKEFNYPELELQLKCTSQHGLLKDGYLAWTLERKSFLKLCNPKRFVPAFLGVLLIPEDPHRLLDLSEEGLTSESRMYWARATSLGDIVEGRANKTVRLPRDGFFDVPALQRTMNELGEGGGQ, from the coding sequence ATGACGGACGTGGCGAGCGGCCGAGAACTGACAACCAGGGGCCCGGTCGACGGTTTACCACGTAACGCCATGCAAGAGCAGTTCAGTCTTGCGTTCGTGCGAATGGTCGCGGCAGCAGCGGGATGTTCGATCAAGAGCCATGAGACGGACTATGACGGAGTCGACATCACCATCGTGGACTCCCGCGAGCATAAGGAGTTCAACTACCCGGAGCTGGAGCTCCAGCTGAAGTGCACATCCCAACATGGCTTGCTCAAGGACGGCTACCTCGCGTGGACGTTGGAGCGCAAATCGTTCTTGAAGCTGTGTAATCCCAAGCGTTTCGTTCCTGCGTTCCTCGGTGTGTTGCTGATCCCGGAGGATCCGCACCGCCTCCTCGATCTCTCGGAGGAGGGACTCACGAGTGAAAGTCGGATGTACTGGGCGCGGGCAACGAGTCTGGGTGACATCGTGGAGGGTAGGGCGAACAAGACGGTGCGCCTGCCCCGAGACGGTTTCTTCGATGTCCCAGCGCTCCAGCGCACCATGAACGAGCTCGGTGAAGGTGGTGGGCAATGA
- a CDS encoding S9 family peptidase — protein sequence MTTDLETRYANAEALLPHHLKALVTHAQVQPTWIRDTATFWYRIQTAAGKEFVVVDAEARTKEPAFDHERMATALGRILDATYRATDLPFHGIELFDDAVEVVVGEQRIRVSTDDYEATILGPTHPSETRSPDGRWSVGVRDHNLYLRDTTTDEERQLTTDGAEGYAYAGMNDAVANRVMEENLGVTFPPHVVWSPDSSRFVTHRLDQREVELMHLVRSSPQDGGRPRLMSYHYPLVGDEKVATAEFFVFDAATGESTKSTCAPIDTPFVPTIAYGFMWWSEDSSTIHFAWGDRGDKTVRVHELDPDTGDVTVLVAESSETNVLIAPYHHERNIRVLASGEVLLWSERSGWGHLYLHRPDGSTVTVTSGDWLVRKIVSVDEQARRVTFTAAGREPGSDIHLQELYSVSLDGGEITTITTDGLDHETRPSPSGRFFVDVMSRVDVPAVSVLRNGAGEVVLELEQADATALYAAGWTPPERVMVKSADGVTDIQCAIYKPHDFDPSKSYPVLDEIYAGVQVTTTPRRFPQSGGFISAEVSGAVFAALGFVVVAIDARGTALRHKAFQDHARLVGEGQFVADHVEAIKQLAETRPWMDLDRVGIFGESGGGYGSTRAMLQAPDFFKVAVSSSGDHDDAMYHAWWGEKFFGDPDEYDYAKHSNMSLVDNLRGKLLLVHGEMDDNVTPHLTMRLVDALIQANKNFDLLIMPNADHAMLVNQAYWLRRRWDYFVEHLMGETPPVYRIADIELDPDMLASIGG from the coding sequence ATGACGACCGATCTGGAGACCAGGTACGCCAACGCCGAGGCCCTACTGCCACATCACCTGAAGGCGCTGGTCACGCACGCTCAGGTCCAACCGACGTGGATCCGGGACACCGCGACCTTCTGGTACCGGATTCAAACGGCGGCGGGCAAGGAGTTCGTCGTGGTCGACGCTGAGGCGCGCACCAAGGAGCCCGCTTTCGACCACGAGCGGATGGCCACGGCGCTCGGTCGGATCCTCGACGCGACGTATCGGGCGACCGATCTGCCGTTCCACGGGATCGAGCTGTTCGACGACGCCGTGGAGGTCGTCGTCGGCGAGCAGCGGATCCGGGTCAGCACGGACGACTACGAGGCCACCATCCTCGGCCCCACCCATCCCTCGGAAACCCGCTCGCCCGACGGGCGGTGGTCGGTGGGCGTGCGCGATCACAACCTCTACCTCCGCGACACCACCACCGACGAGGAGCGACAGCTCACGACCGACGGAGCCGAGGGGTACGCGTACGCGGGCATGAACGACGCGGTCGCGAACCGAGTCATGGAAGAGAATCTCGGCGTCACCTTCCCCCCTCATGTCGTGTGGTCGCCAGACTCGAGTCGGTTCGTCACACACCGGCTCGACCAGCGCGAGGTCGAACTCATGCACCTCGTACGGTCGTCTCCCCAAGACGGCGGACGACCTCGCTTGATGAGCTACCACTACCCCTTGGTCGGGGATGAGAAAGTGGCCACCGCAGAGTTCTTCGTCTTCGATGCGGCCACGGGCGAGTCGACGAAGTCGACGTGCGCGCCGATCGATACGCCGTTCGTCCCGACCATCGCCTACGGATTCATGTGGTGGAGCGAGGATTCCTCGACTATCCACTTCGCGTGGGGCGATCGCGGCGACAAGACCGTCCGCGTCCACGAACTCGATCCGGACACCGGCGACGTCACCGTGCTCGTTGCGGAGAGCAGCGAGACCAACGTCCTGATCGCCCCCTATCACCACGAGCGCAACATCAGGGTTCTGGCGTCTGGGGAGGTGCTGTTGTGGTCCGAACGCAGCGGGTGGGGGCACCTCTACCTGCACCGTCCGGACGGATCTACGGTGACCGTCACCTCGGGCGACTGGCTGGTCCGCAAGATCGTGAGCGTCGACGAGCAGGCCCGACGCGTCACCTTCACCGCCGCCGGACGCGAACCGGGCAGCGACATCCACCTGCAGGAGCTGTACTCGGTCTCCCTCGACGGCGGTGAGATCACCACCATCACCACCGACGGACTCGACCATGAGACCCGCCCCTCACCTTCGGGTCGGTTCTTCGTCGATGTCATGTCACGCGTCGATGTCCCAGCCGTATCCGTGCTGCGCAACGGGGCCGGAGAAGTGGTTCTCGAACTCGAGCAGGCCGATGCCACGGCCCTGTACGCGGCCGGCTGGACGCCACCCGAGCGTGTCATGGTCAAGTCCGCAGACGGCGTCACCGACATCCAGTGCGCCATCTACAAGCCGCACGACTTCGACCCGTCGAAGTCCTACCCCGTCCTCGACGAGATCTACGCAGGCGTTCAGGTCACGACCACACCCCGGCGGTTCCCGCAATCCGGTGGTTTCATCTCGGCCGAGGTATCGGGAGCCGTCTTCGCCGCCCTCGGGTTCGTCGTGGTCGCCATCGACGCGCGCGGCACCGCCCTGCGGCACAAGGCCTTCCAGGACCACGCGCGTCTCGTGGGCGAAGGGCAATTCGTCGCCGATCACGTCGAGGCCATCAAGCAGCTCGCCGAGACCCGGCCGTGGATGGATCTGGACCGGGTAGGCATCTTCGGTGAGTCCGGCGGTGGCTACGGATCCACCCGGGCCATGCTCCAAGCGCCCGACTTCTTCAAGGTCGCGGTCTCATCGTCCGGCGACCACGACGACGCCATGTACCACGCCTGGTGGGGTGAGAAGTTCTTCGGCGATCCCGACGAGTACGACTACGCCAAGCACTCCAACATGTCGCTCGTCGACAACCTCCGAGGCAAACTCCTCCTCGTACACGGCGAGATGGACGATAACGTCACGCCGCACCTCACGATGCGTCTCGTCGATGCCCTGATCCAAGCCAACAAGAACTTCGACCTGCTCATCATGCCCAACGCCGATCACGCCATGCTGGTCAATCAGGCGTACTGGTTGCGTCGCCGCTGGGACTACTTCGTCGAGCACTTGATGGGTGAGACACCACCCGTCTACCGCATCGCCGATATCGAGCTGGATCCGGACATGCTCGCCTCCATCGGAGGCTGA
- a CDS encoding MFS transporter — protein sequence MTESDNRSRRIRIWDSGPFRRLWFVGLAGSLGLWTVQIGLTVAVLAEHSGSTLAWLLLAGTVPGLLAGPVAGAVVDHVEPRLAAGVALAVQAVLIMGMAVSLSQSLIAVAGCNAICSIAAQFPPLALQRLRYALLDERQWPLANAAVSRIMAITTILGAVAGSGVSDLGALPVFGFACGLQVLGAFVVWRMPVIGRMGLDTAAAPRRLQLGGGIAVLRRNRAARAVVALCTSWGLIGGGLTVLLGIFGTDLSGDGRGVALLFTVYGAGLLVGTVLAGQLAATTMRTHHLTAYLVQGVAWTSVAPLATLAVPLAIVLFIMGIAGGVIIGIEVTLLLRDVPRHLHGRVFSIYHLADGMSERTSLALVGAALAVLAPTTVVVIGGLASIAVAMLWSLGSRGGRRSSGLSTPPAGRMATDESG from the coding sequence GTGACAGAGAGTGACAATCGAAGCCGGCGTATCCGCATCTGGGACTCCGGGCCCTTCCGCAGGCTGTGGTTCGTCGGGTTAGCAGGCTCCCTCGGGTTATGGACCGTCCAGATCGGTTTGACGGTCGCAGTACTGGCCGAACACTCCGGCTCGACACTGGCCTGGCTGCTGCTGGCGGGGACGGTTCCCGGTCTGCTGGCCGGACCGGTCGCGGGCGCGGTGGTCGACCACGTCGAACCGAGGCTGGCTGCCGGCGTCGCTCTCGCAGTACAGGCCGTGCTGATCATGGGCATGGCGGTGTCGCTATCCCAATCGCTGATCGCCGTCGCCGGGTGCAACGCGATCTGCTCGATAGCGGCCCAATTCCCACCCCTGGCGCTGCAGCGGCTCCGCTATGCGTTGCTCGACGAACGCCAATGGCCACTGGCCAACGCCGCGGTGTCCCGCATCATGGCGATCACGACGATCCTGGGCGCGGTGGCGGGCAGCGGGGTCAGCGATCTCGGCGCGTTGCCCGTCTTCGGCTTCGCCTGCGGACTCCAGGTGCTCGGTGCTTTCGTGGTGTGGCGAATGCCTGTCATCGGACGAATGGGCCTCGACACCGCAGCTGCGCCACGACGGCTACAACTCGGCGGTGGGATCGCCGTCCTACGCCGCAATCGGGCCGCCAGGGCCGTTGTCGCCCTCTGCACCTCCTGGGGTCTGATCGGCGGTGGTCTCACCGTGCTGCTCGGGATCTTCGGCACCGACCTCTCCGGCGATGGCCGGGGCGTGGCACTGCTCTTCACCGTCTACGGAGCCGGATTACTGGTGGGCACGGTGCTGGCCGGACAACTCGCCGCCACAACCATGCGCACCCACCACCTCACGGCCTATCTCGTGCAAGGAGTCGCCTGGACCTCGGTGGCGCCACTGGCCACGCTCGCCGTCCCGCTCGCCATCGTGCTGTTCATCATGGGCATCGCGGGCGGCGTGATCATCGGCATCGAGGTCACCCTGCTGCTCCGAGATGTGCCACGACACCTGCACGGCCGGGTGTTCAGCATCTATCACCTCGCCGATGGCATGTCCGAACGGACCTCGCTCGCCCTAGTGGGTGCGGCGCTGGCCGTGCTGGCGCCGACCACCGTCGTGGTGATCGGCGGACTGGCCTCGATCGCGGTCGCCATGCTGTGGAGCCTGGGTAGTCGGGGTGGCAGACGGTCGTCGGGCCTCTCAACGCCCCCGGCAGGTCGGATGGCGACCGACGAGAGCGGATAA
- a CDS encoding ABC-F family ATP-binding cassette domain-containing protein, whose amino-acid sequence MVNLVNLSEVSKSYGVRNLLDSVSLGIGRGERVGVVGLNGGGKTTLLEVMAGIEPPDSGRVAHTSDLRMAVVTQRTELPEGSTVRQAILDPLGYAAEHEWASDARVRGILEGLGITERGLDAPVANFSGGERRRVALAAALVQELDLIVLDEPTNHLDIEGVQWLAGHLTARRCALIVVTHDRWFLDTVCTRTWEVVGGSVEQYEGGYADWIFARAERARQADAAEDRRRNLARKELAWLRRGAPARTSKPRYRIEAAETLISDVPPPRDTVELMTFAKRRLGRTVLELENVDLRAGDLTIAEDITWRIGPGDRVGLVGVNGSGKTTLLRMLAGEREPAAGQRIQGQTVRLAHLTQELHDLPPQLRVLEAVEEVATRVTLGKQDLSAAQLAERLGFPKGKQWTPVGDLSGGERRRLQLVRLMMAEPNVLLLDEPTNDLDIDTLQQLEDLLDSWPGTMVVVSHDRYLIERVCDKTVALFGDGQVTDLPGGIDEYLRRREQLQTQPTSVGEATSAGTENASPSAGSGMSAADTRAARKQLAKLERRLATLDKKEKELNQALADAGSDTGRLMDLDAELRQLKAEKAEVEEEWLLSADALEG is encoded by the coding sequence ATGGTCAACCTGGTGAACCTGTCCGAGGTGTCGAAGTCCTACGGCGTGCGAAACCTGCTCGACTCCGTATCGCTGGGCATCGGACGTGGCGAGCGCGTCGGCGTGGTGGGGCTCAACGGCGGCGGCAAGACCACGTTGCTGGAGGTGATGGCGGGCATCGAGCCACCGGACTCCGGCCGCGTCGCACACACCTCCGACCTGCGGATGGCTGTCGTGACCCAACGGACCGAACTCCCGGAGGGCTCGACGGTCCGCCAGGCGATCCTCGATCCGCTCGGCTACGCCGCCGAGCACGAATGGGCCTCCGACGCGCGGGTGCGCGGCATCCTGGAGGGCCTGGGCATCACCGAACGCGGCCTCGACGCCCCGGTGGCCAACTTCTCCGGCGGTGAGCGGCGTCGGGTGGCGCTGGCCGCGGCGCTGGTGCAGGAACTCGACCTCATCGTGCTCGACGAGCCGACCAACCACCTCGACATCGAGGGCGTGCAGTGGCTGGCCGGGCATCTCACCGCCCGCCGCTGTGCCCTGATCGTCGTCACCCACGATCGCTGGTTCCTGGACACCGTGTGCACCAGGACCTGGGAGGTCGTCGGCGGCAGCGTCGAACAGTACGAGGGCGGCTACGCCGACTGGATCTTCGCCAGGGCGGAGCGGGCCAGACAGGCCGACGCGGCCGAGGACCGACGCCGCAACCTGGCGCGTAAGGAACTCGCCTGGCTGCGCCGGGGAGCACCGGCCCGCACCTCGAAGCCGAGATACCGCATCGAGGCGGCCGAGACGCTGATCTCCGATGTCCCACCGCCCCGGGACACCGTCGAGCTGATGACCTTCGCCAAGCGCAGACTCGGGCGCACGGTGCTGGAACTGGAGAACGTCGACCTGCGTGCAGGCGATCTGACCATCGCCGAGGACATCACCTGGCGGATCGGCCCCGGGGATCGAGTCGGATTGGTCGGTGTCAACGGATCGGGCAAGACGACCCTGCTGCGGATGCTGGCGGGGGAGCGGGAACCGGCAGCGGGCCAACGCATCCAGGGACAGACCGTGCGCCTCGCCCACCTCACCCAGGAGTTGCACGACCTGCCGCCGCAGCTGCGGGTGCTGGAGGCCGTCGAAGAGGTCGCCACCCGGGTCACCCTCGGCAAACAGGATCTCTCCGCCGCCCAGCTGGCCGAGCGGCTCGGCTTCCCCAAGGGCAAGCAATGGACGCCGGTCGGCGACCTGTCCGGCGGCGAGCGACGCCGACTGCAGTTGGTCCGGCTGATGATGGCCGAGCCCAACGTGCTGCTGCTCGACGAACCGACCAACGACCTGGACATCGACACCCTGCAACAGCTCGAGGACCTGCTCGACTCCTGGCCGGGAACCATGGTGGTCGTCTCACACGACCGGTACCTCATCGAACGGGTCTGCGACAAGACGGTCGCGTTGTTCGGAGACGGCCAGGTGACCGATTTGCCGGGCGGAATCGACGAATACCTGCGTCGCCGCGAACAGCTGCAAACACAGCCGACCTCGGTGGGCGAGGCCACCTCGGCGGGGACCGAGAATGCTAGCCCGTCCGCAGGCAGTGGGATGTCCGCCGCCGACACCAGGGCCGCCCGCAAGCAGCTCGCCAAGCTCGAACGCAGGTTGGCGACCCTGGACAAGAAGGAGAAGGAACTCAACCAGGCGCTGGCGGATGCGGGCAGCGACACCGGTCGGCTGATGGATCTGGACGCCGAACTCCGACAGCTCAAGGCCGAGAAGGCCGAGGTCGAGGAGGAATGGCTCCTGTCAGCCGACGCGCTGGAGGGATGA
- a CDS encoding VOC family protein, with protein MAIRRMDNVLIVVDDLDAVISFFTELGMTLEGKAPIEGRWAERVIGIDNVRQDIAMLRTPDGHGGVELAKFHTPASISPEPASAPVNTLGLRRIMFAVDDIDEVVARMLTHGAELVGEIVQYEQSYRLCYLRGPEDIIVGLAEQLD; from the coding sequence ATGGCGATTCGGCGAATGGACAACGTCCTCATCGTTGTCGACGACCTCGACGCGGTCATCTCGTTCTTCACGGAACTCGGCATGACGCTGGAAGGCAAGGCGCCCATCGAAGGGCGCTGGGCGGAACGGGTCATCGGGATCGACAACGTTCGCCAGGACATCGCCATGCTGCGGACCCCGGACGGCCATGGCGGCGTCGAGCTGGCGAAATTCCACACGCCTGCGTCGATCAGCCCGGAGCCCGCATCCGCCCCGGTCAACACGCTGGGGCTTCGGCGCATCATGTTCGCCGTCGACGATATCGACGAGGTCGTGGCACGGATGCTCACCCATGGCGCCGAGCTGGTCGGCGAGATCGTGCAGTACGAACAGAGCTATCGGCTCTGCTATCTCCGTGGCCCCGAGGACATCATCGTCGGACTGGCCGAACAGCTCGACTGA
- a CDS encoding MetQ/NlpA family ABC transporter substrate-binding protein, with protein sequence MRIRARVRQTTVLLAASAAVLAGCGSENGPDATEPGSTDGPLRVGVSPVPHGEILNFINEELAEEAGLELEVVEFTDYIQPNTALQEGSLEANYFQTVPYLDNFEIEHGGEYEWIEAVHLEPLGLYSESVESIDDLPDGATIGVSNDPANLNRGLQLLAANDLISLREGTEGQATEADVEDNPKNLEFAPLEAAQLPVSLADTDASVINGNYAIDAGLSPADDSILLEEAADNPNANGIVTTPALADDPRIATLVELLTSDEVRTFIEENYDGGVLPSF encoded by the coding sequence ATGCGTATTCGAGCTCGGGTCAGACAGACCACCGTCCTGCTGGCCGCCTCCGCAGCCGTGCTCGCGGGCTGCGGCAGCGAGAACGGTCCGGACGCCACCGAGCCCGGCTCGACGGACGGCCCGTTGCGCGTGGGCGTCAGCCCGGTGCCGCACGGCGAGATCCTCAACTTCATCAACGAGGAGCTGGCCGAGGAGGCGGGACTGGAACTGGAGGTCGTCGAGTTCACCGACTACATCCAGCCCAACACCGCGCTGCAGGAGGGCTCGCTGGAGGCGAACTACTTCCAGACCGTTCCCTACCTCGACAACTTCGAGATCGAGCACGGCGGAGAGTACGAGTGGATCGAGGCGGTGCACCTCGAACCGCTCGGCCTCTACTCGGAGAGCGTCGAGTCGATCGACGACCTGCCCGACGGCGCCACCATCGGCGTGTCCAACGACCCGGCCAACCTCAACCGGGGTCTGCAACTGCTCGCCGCCAACGACCTGATCAGCCTGCGGGAGGGCACCGAGGGGCAGGCCACCGAGGCCGATGTCGAGGACAACCCGAAGAACCTGGAGTTCGCGCCGCTGGAGGCCGCGCAGCTGCCGGTGAGCCTCGCCGACACCGACGCCTCGGTGATCAACGGCAACTACGCCATCGACGCGGGCCTGAGCCCGGCCGACGACTCCATCCTGCTGGAGGAGGCGGCGGACAACCCGAACGCCAACGGCATCGTCACCACGCCCGCGTTGGCCGACGACCCGAGGATCGCCACGCTCGTGGAGCTGCTGACCTCCGATGAGGTTCGGACCTTCATCGAGGAGAACTACGACGGCGGTGTGCTGCCCTCCTTCTGA